In a genomic window of Sarcophilus harrisii chromosome 4, mSarHar1.11, whole genome shotgun sequence:
- the GALK1 gene encoding galactokinase isoform X1, translated as MPISRDPEVRGILEEARGTFQKEFGSEPTLAVSAPGRVNLIGEHTDYNDGLVLPMAVELMTVLVGTPRTDGLICFVTTSKYADEPKRVQFPVPTAEKPLEPGEPRWANYVKGVIQHYPATGPLPGFNAVVASSVPLGSGLSSSASLEVATYTFLQQLCPDSGTATERAQVCQKAEHSFAGVPCGIMDQIISMYGQKGHAVLIDCRSLETRPVPVSDPGIVFLITNSNVRHSLASSEYPIRRSQCESAAKALGKKSLREVDIDYLEAKKETLTKEQYRRARHVVSEIQRTSEAVVALSASNYQAFGQLMVESHNSLRDDFEVSCPELDQLVMLALSVPGVYGSRMTGGGFGGCTITLLDAEEVSRTMQHIQEHYKGTVTFYVSKAANGAKVQPL; from the exons ATGCCTATTTCTCGGGACCCCGAGGTCCGTGGGATCTTAGAAGAGGCCCGCGGGACCTTCCAGAAGGAGTTCGGGTCTGAGCCCACCCTGGCCGTGTCTGCCCCGGGCCGCGTCAACCTGATCGGGGAGCACACGGACTACAACGATGGCCTGGTGCTGCCCATG GCTGTGGAGCTGATGACGGTGCTGGTGGGAACCCCACGGACGGACGGACTCATCTGTTTTGTGACCACCTCCAAGTACGCTGATGAGCCAAAACGGGTGCAGTTCCCAGTACCCACTGCAGAGAAGCCTCTGGAACCTGGGGAGCCTCGTTGGGCCAACTATGTGAAGGGGGTGATACAGCATTACCCAG CAACTGGTCCTCTCCCTGGCTTCAACGCAGTGGTGGCCAGCTCAGTGCCTCTGGGGAGTGGGCTGTCTAGTTCTGCATCTCTGGAAGTGGCCACTTACACCTTCTTGCAACAGCTTTGTCCAG ACTCTGGGACAGCAACCGAGCGTGCCCAGGTGTGCCAGAAGGCAGAGCACAGCTTTGCAGGGGTGCCCTGTGGCATCATGGACCAGATCATCTCAATGTATGGGCAGAAGGGCCACGCAGTGCTCATTGATTGCAG GTCCCTGGAGACGCGTCCTGTGCCCGTGTCAGACCCAGGGATCGTGTTTCTCATTACCAACTCTAATGTCCGTCATTCCCTCGCTTCTTCCGAGTACCCTATCCGGCGCAGTCAGTGTGAATCGGCTGCCAAGGCACTGGGCAAGAAGAGTTTGCGAGAAGTAGACATAGACTATCTCGAGG CTAAGAAGGAGACACTGACCAAGGAGCAATATCGGCGGGCCCGGCACGTCGTGAGTGAGATTCAGCGTACCTCGGAAGCTGTCGTTGCTTTGAGCGCAAGTAACTACCAAGCTTTTGGCCAACTCATGGTAGAAAGCCATAACTCGCTCAG GGATGACTTTGAGGTGAGCTGCCCTGAACTGGACCAATTGGTGATGCTAGCCCTCTCGGTACCTGGGGTGTATGGCAGTCGAATGACTGGGGGTGGCTTTGGTGGATGTACGATCACCCTCCTGGATGCTGAGGAAGTCTCCAGAACCATGCAGCATATCCAG GAACACTACAAAGGGACTGTTACCTTTTACGTCTCAAAAGCAGCTAATGGAGCTAAAGTGCAGCCTCTCTGA
- the GALK1 gene encoding galactokinase isoform X2 — protein sequence MTVLVGTPRTDGLICFVTTSKYADEPKRVQFPVPTAEKPLEPGEPRWANYVKGVIQHYPATGPLPGFNAVVASSVPLGSGLSSSASLEVATYTFLQQLCPDSGTATERAQVCQKAEHSFAGVPCGIMDQIISMYGQKGHAVLIDCRSLETRPVPVSDPGIVFLITNSNVRHSLASSEYPIRRSQCESAAKALGKKSLREVDIDYLEAKKETLTKEQYRRARHVVSEIQRTSEAVVALSASNYQAFGQLMVESHNSLRDDFEVSCPELDQLVMLALSVPGVYGSRMTGGGFGGCTITLLDAEEVSRTMQHIQEHYKGTVTFYVSKAANGAKVQPL from the exons ATGACGGTGCTGGTGGGAACCCCACGGACGGACGGACTCATCTGTTTTGTGACCACCTCCAAGTACGCTGATGAGCCAAAACGGGTGCAGTTCCCAGTACCCACTGCAGAGAAGCCTCTGGAACCTGGGGAGCCTCGTTGGGCCAACTATGTGAAGGGGGTGATACAGCATTACCCAG CAACTGGTCCTCTCCCTGGCTTCAACGCAGTGGTGGCCAGCTCAGTGCCTCTGGGGAGTGGGCTGTCTAGTTCTGCATCTCTGGAAGTGGCCACTTACACCTTCTTGCAACAGCTTTGTCCAG ACTCTGGGACAGCAACCGAGCGTGCCCAGGTGTGCCAGAAGGCAGAGCACAGCTTTGCAGGGGTGCCCTGTGGCATCATGGACCAGATCATCTCAATGTATGGGCAGAAGGGCCACGCAGTGCTCATTGATTGCAG GTCCCTGGAGACGCGTCCTGTGCCCGTGTCAGACCCAGGGATCGTGTTTCTCATTACCAACTCTAATGTCCGTCATTCCCTCGCTTCTTCCGAGTACCCTATCCGGCGCAGTCAGTGTGAATCGGCTGCCAAGGCACTGGGCAAGAAGAGTTTGCGAGAAGTAGACATAGACTATCTCGAGG CTAAGAAGGAGACACTGACCAAGGAGCAATATCGGCGGGCCCGGCACGTCGTGAGTGAGATTCAGCGTACCTCGGAAGCTGTCGTTGCTTTGAGCGCAAGTAACTACCAAGCTTTTGGCCAACTCATGGTAGAAAGCCATAACTCGCTCAG GGATGACTTTGAGGTGAGCTGCCCTGAACTGGACCAATTGGTGATGCTAGCCCTCTCGGTACCTGGGGTGTATGGCAGTCGAATGACTGGGGGTGGCTTTGGTGGATGTACGATCACCCTCCTGGATGCTGAGGAAGTCTCCAGAACCATGCAGCATATCCAG GAACACTACAAAGGGACTGTTACCTTTTACGTCTCAAAAGCAGCTAATGGAGCTAAAGTGCAGCCTCTCTGA